Proteins encoded together in one Bacteroides zoogleoformans window:
- a CDS encoding site-specific integrase produces MKSTFSVIYYLKRQVVKKDGTVPVMGRITVDGSQTQFSCKLTVDPKLWDTKGGRVTGRSTAALETNRMLDKMRVRINRHYQEIMERDNFVTAEKVKNAFLGLEHRYHTLMQVFRQHNEDYEKQVEAGMKAKGTLLKYKTVYKHLQEFLTIRYRVKDIALKELTPAFISDFEMFLRTDKHCCTNTVWLYVCPLRTMVFIAINNEWLTRDPFREYEIKKEETTRSFLTKEEIRLLMEGRLKNAKQELYRDLYLFCAFTGLSFADMRNLTEENIHTYFDEHEWININRQKTGVVSNIRLLDIAKRIIDKYRGLCGNGRIFPVPHYNTCLAGIRSVAKRCGITKHITWHQSRHTAATTVFLSNGVPIETVSSMLGHKSIKTTQIYAKITKEKLNQDMENLAARLNGIEEFSCCTI; encoded by the coding sequence ATGAAGAGTACATTTTCAGTAATCTACTACCTCAAACGTCAGGTAGTGAAAAAGGACGGGACAGTACCCGTCATGGGACGCATCACGGTGGACGGCAGCCAGACGCAGTTCAGTTGCAAACTGACCGTCGATCCCAAGCTGTGGGACACCAAAGGGGGACGTGTCACGGGCAGAAGCACGGCGGCACTCGAAACGAACCGCATGCTCGACAAGATGCGTGTGCGCATCAACAGACATTATCAGGAAATCATGGAGCGTGACAATTTCGTCACGGCGGAGAAGGTCAAGAACGCCTTTCTCGGACTGGAACACCGCTACCACACGCTGATGCAGGTGTTCCGCCAGCACAACGAGGACTACGAGAAACAGGTGGAGGCTGGCATGAAAGCCAAAGGCACGCTCCTGAAGTACAAGACCGTTTACAAGCACCTGCAAGAATTCCTCACCATCCGCTACCGCGTGAAGGACATCGCGCTGAAAGAGCTTACGCCCGCTTTCATCTCCGACTTCGAGATGTTCCTACGCACGGACAAGCACTGCTGCACCAATACCGTGTGGCTGTATGTCTGCCCCTTGCGGACGATGGTGTTCATCGCCATCAACAACGAGTGGCTCACACGCGACCCGTTCCGGGAGTATGAAATCAAGAAGGAGGAAACGACACGCAGTTTCCTGACGAAAGAGGAAATCCGGCTGCTGATGGAGGGCAGGCTGAAAAACGCCAAGCAGGAGCTTTACCGCGACCTCTACCTGTTCTGCGCCTTCACGGGCTTGTCGTTCGCCGACATGCGCAACCTGACGGAAGAGAACATCCATACCTACTTCGACGAACACGAGTGGATAAACATCAACCGCCAGAAGACGGGCGTGGTGTCCAATATCCGCCTGCTCGACATCGCAAAGCGCATCATCGACAAATACCGGGGTCTGTGCGGGAACGGCAGGATTTTCCCCGTTCCCCACTACAACACGTGCCTTGCCGGAATCCGTTCCGTCGCCAAGCGTTGCGGTATCACCAAGCATATCACGTGGCATCAGAGCCGCCACACGGCAGCCACGACGGTGTTCCTCTCCAACGGCGTACCCATCGAAACGGTGAGTTCCATGCTGGGACACAAGAGCATAAAGACGACGCAGATATACGCGAAAATCACCAAAGAGAAGCTCAACCAAGACATGGAGAACCTTGCCGCAAGGTTGAACGGCATCGAGGAATTTTCATGTTGCACCATCTAA
- a CDS encoding uroporphyrinogen decarboxylase/cobalamine-independent methonine synthase family protein, whose translation MNMANVSLPLKIDIAGAFCVPSVLKDARKQYYEGKMGRQTLQAVEDAEVRRLVERLKQGGMKVVSDGGFRTRDFLESWEGIRSKDNRLFSEGSLLEITGRLGLLRHPVLEEFAFLVSVAGEDVMKKQHVPSPAEVMTQILQRVERSQLEMVYPDIRQLTDDIASCYKTLLGWLYDAGCRYIQFDGVHSVIMEETVRLNNRVLRERPAGMYVAFHAPTDMLVQLHGADAYFLNYDCGACDRNRLLWFIHEKEAVFGFVLSHYPDEDELDGLQAKTESVLNYIPLKRFTLCLPDANALLSSSLADEEKQWETVRLGMIMVERIFS comes from the coding sequence ATGAATATGGCCAATGTGTCTCTTCCACTCAAGATTGATATAGCCGGGGCGTTCTGTGTGCCCTCTGTGCTGAAGGATGCCCGCAAACAGTATTACGAAGGAAAAATGGGCCGGCAAACTTTGCAGGCGGTTGAGGACGCGGAAGTGCGTCGTCTCGTGGAGCGTCTGAAGCAGGGAGGCATGAAAGTGGTGTCTGATGGCGGTTTTCGCACCCGCGATTTTTTGGAAAGTTGGGAAGGCATCCGCTCAAAGGACAATCGTCTTTTCTCCGAAGGCTCTCTTTTGGAGATTACAGGAAGGCTCGGCCTGCTTCGGCATCCCGTTCTGGAGGAATTTGCCTTTTTGGTGTCCGTAGCGGGAGAGGATGTGATGAAGAAGCAGCACGTTCCTTCGCCGGCCGAAGTCATGACACAGATTCTTCAACGGGTGGAGCGGTCTCAATTGGAAATGGTATATCCCGACATCCGGCAATTGACGGATGACATTGCTTCTTGCTATAAAACCCTGCTTGGTTGGCTCTACGATGCCGGTTGCCGCTATATACAGTTTGACGGGGTGCATTCCGTCATCATGGAAGAGACCGTCAGGCTGAACAACCGTGTTTTGCGCGAACGTCCTGCGGGGATGTATGTGGCTTTTCATGCACCTACCGATATGCTGGTGCAATTGCATGGTGCCGATGCTTATTTTCTGAACTATGATTGCGGTGCCTGCGACCGCAACCGTCTGCTTTGGTTCATACACGAAAAAGAGGCTGTTTTCGGTTTTGTCCTGTCTCATTATCCTGACGAAGACGAATTAGATGGATTGCAGGCCAAAACAGAAAGTGTATTGAATTATATTCCTCTGAAACGTTTCACCTTGTGTTTGCCGGATGCCAATGCACTTCTTTCTTCGTCGCTTGCCGATGAAGAGAAGCAGTGGGAAACCGTGCGGCTTGGGATGATAATGGTGGAACGTATTTTTTCTTGA
- a CDS encoding anaerobic ribonucleoside triphosphate reductase: MIQTVLKRDGRIVGFNEEKIATAIRKAMLHTDKGEDLQLIHQITDHISFKGDSQMTVEAIQDMVELELMKSSRKDVAQKYIAYRNQRSIARKAKTRDMFLEIINIKSNDITRENANMNADTPAGMMMKFASETTKPFVDDYLLSEEALEAVSHNYLHIHDKDYYPTKSLTCVQHPLDHILKYGFSAGHGESRPAKRIETASILGCISLETAQNEMHGGQAIPAFDFYLAPYVRNSYIEEIKNLEELNCKDYSHLYQKELTDYLQQPLDGLTDEKRIVQHAVNNTVARVHQAMEAFIHNMNTIHSRGGNQVVFSSINYGTDTSAEGRCIIRELLKSTYQGVGNGETAIFPIQIWKKKRGVSYLPEDRNHDLYQLACKVTARRFFPNFLNLDATFNQSEEWKANDPKRYQHEVATMGCRTRVFENRFGPKTSIGRGNLSFSTINIVRLGIECMEIENKEQRIARFFSRLDYMLEVTARQLHERMEFQKTAFAKQFPLLMSALWIGSDKLKPNDTIAPVINQGTLGIGFIGLAECLVALLGKHHGESEEAQELGLKIVTYMRDRANQFSDQYQHNYSILATPAEGLSGKFTRIDRKKFGMLPGITDREYYTNSNHVPVYYKCSARHKAEVEAPYHDLTRGGHIFYVEIDGDATHNPEVIMRVVDMMDCYNIGYGSVNHNRNRCLDCGYENSVPNLEVCPKCGSKHIDKLQRITGYLVGTTDRWNNAKLAELNDRTIHE, from the coding sequence ATGATACAAACAGTACTAAAGCGTGATGGACGCATCGTCGGCTTCAACGAAGAAAAGATAGCCACGGCCATCCGTAAGGCCATGCTGCACACCGATAAGGGTGAAGATTTACAGCTGATACACCAGATTACAGACCACATCTCCTTCAAAGGAGACTCTCAGATGACAGTGGAAGCCATTCAGGACATGGTGGAACTGGAACTGATGAAGAGCAGCCGCAAAGACGTGGCCCAAAAGTACATAGCATACCGCAACCAGCGAAGCATCGCCCGCAAAGCAAAGACGCGCGACATGTTTCTGGAAATCATCAATATCAAATCCAACGACATCACGCGCGAGAACGCCAACATGAATGCCGACACCCCGGCCGGCATGATGATGAAGTTTGCCAGCGAAACCACCAAACCGTTTGTCGACGACTATTTGCTGAGCGAAGAAGCGCTGGAAGCCGTCAGCCACAACTACCTGCACATCCACGACAAGGATTACTACCCCACCAAGAGCCTGACCTGCGTGCAGCATCCGCTGGACCATATTCTGAAATACGGTTTCTCTGCCGGACACGGAGAATCGCGCCCGGCCAAACGCATCGAAACCGCCAGCATCCTTGGCTGCATTTCGCTGGAAACGGCCCAAAACGAGATGCACGGCGGACAAGCCATTCCTGCATTCGACTTCTATCTGGCGCCCTACGTCCGAAACAGCTACATCGAGGAAATCAAGAATCTGGAAGAGCTTAACTGCAAGGATTATTCACACCTCTACCAAAAGGAACTGACCGATTATTTGCAGCAGCCTCTGGACGGGCTGACTGACGAGAAACGCATCGTGCAGCATGCCGTCAACAACACGGTGGCACGCGTGCATCAGGCCATGGAAGCATTTATACACAACATGAACACCATCCACTCGCGCGGCGGTAATCAGGTGGTGTTCAGCTCCATCAACTACGGCACGGACACTTCGGCAGAGGGGCGCTGCATCATCCGCGAACTGCTGAAAAGCACCTATCAGGGCGTGGGAAACGGCGAAACCGCCATCTTCCCCATACAGATATGGAAGAAAAAACGGGGCGTCAGCTACCTGCCGGAAGACCGCAACCACGACCTCTACCAGTTGGCCTGCAAAGTCACGGCACGCCGTTTCTTCCCCAACTTCCTGAATCTGGACGCCACCTTCAACCAAAGCGAAGAGTGGAAAGCCAACGACCCGAAGCGCTATCAGCACGAGGTTGCCACCATGGGATGCCGCACCCGTGTCTTCGAGAACCGTTTCGGCCCGAAGACGTCCATCGGACGAGGAAACCTCTCCTTCTCCACCATCAACATTGTCCGTCTGGGCATCGAGTGCATGGAGATAGAAAATAAAGAACAACGCATCGCCCGTTTCTTTTCCCGGCTGGACTACATGCTCGAAGTCACCGCACGCCAACTGCACGAGCGCATGGAATTCCAAAAGACAGCTTTCGCCAAGCAATTCCCGTTGCTGATGTCCGCCTTGTGGATAGGCAGCGACAAACTGAAGCCCAATGACACCATTGCCCCCGTCATCAATCAGGGAACGCTGGGCATCGGCTTCATCGGATTGGCCGAGTGTCTCGTGGCTCTCCTCGGAAAGCACCACGGCGAATCGGAGGAAGCACAGGAACTTGGACTGAAAATCGTGACCTACATGCGCGACCGGGCCAATCAGTTCTCCGACCAATATCAGCACAATTACAGCATTCTGGCCACCCCGGCCGAAGGATTGTCGGGCAAGTTCACCCGCATAGACCGCAAGAAGTTCGGAATGTTGCCGGGCATCACCGACCGCGAATATTACACCAACTCCAATCACGTGCCCGTGTATTACAAATGCAGCGCCCGCCACAAGGCCGAAGTCGAAGCCCCCTATCACGACCTCACCCGGGGCGGCCACATCTTCTATGTGGAGATTGACGGCGACGCCACCCACAATCCGGAAGTTATCATGCGCGTGGTGGACATGATGGACTGCTACAACATCGGGTACGGCTCGGTGAACCACAACCGCAACCGTTGTCTGGATTGCGGTTACGAAAACTCCGTTCCGAATCTGGAAGTATGTCCCAAATGCGGCAGCAAGCACATAGACAAGCTGCAGCGCATCACCGGCTATCTGGTAGGCACTACCGACCGGTGGAACAATGCCAAGCTGGCCGAACTGAACGATAGAACGATACACGAGTAA
- a CDS encoding TlpA disulfide reductase family protein, with amino-acid sequence MKKFTYLLAAAAVFAACNSENKGYTITGTVDGAADGDTVYLGSMEGRQFVKLDSTTIKGGTFTFEGKQDTAVNRYISYKAEGKEGATIDFFLENGKINIKLSEGNNSATGTANNDAYQEIRTQVNALSKQMMTIYESMSDTTLTDEKREANNKEMESLEEKMIEAIKAGINKNIATPVGVQLLKQNYYYMDVKELDPLMPQIPAAFDSDETIVKIKNNVEKMKATAVGQKFTDFEMQSPEGKTVKLSDYVGKGKVVLVDFWASWCGPCRREMPNLVDAYAKYKNKNFEIVGVSLDQSADAWKEAIKKLNITWPQMSDLKYWNCEGAQLYAVSSIPHTVLIDGEGAILARGLHGDEIQKKLAELLK; translated from the coding sequence ATGAAAAAGTTTACTTATCTACTGGCTGCTGCCGCTGTGTTTGCAGCTTGTAACAGCGAAAACAAAGGTTACACCATAACCGGAACCGTAGATGGTGCAGCCGACGGCGACACCGTATATCTGGGAAGTATGGAAGGACGCCAATTCGTGAAACTGGACTCCACCACCATCAAAGGCGGAACGTTTACCTTCGAGGGTAAGCAAGACACTGCCGTAAACCGCTACATCTCTTATAAAGCAGAAGGAAAAGAAGGGGCGACCATTGACTTCTTCCTCGAAAACGGCAAAATCAACATTAAACTCTCCGAAGGAAACAATTCGGCCACCGGTACGGCAAACAACGATGCTTATCAAGAAATCAGAACGCAAGTCAACGCACTGAGCAAACAGATGATGACCATCTACGAATCCATGTCGGACACCACCCTGACCGACGAAAAGCGCGAAGCCAACAACAAGGAAATGGAAAGCCTGGAGGAGAAGATGATAGAAGCCATCAAAGCCGGAATCAACAAGAACATCGCCACCCCCGTAGGCGTACAGCTGCTCAAGCAGAATTACTACTACATGGACGTGAAAGAGCTTGACCCGCTTATGCCGCAGATTCCCGCCGCTTTCGATAGCGACGAAACCATCGTCAAAATCAAAAACAATGTAGAAAAGATGAAAGCCACTGCCGTAGGCCAAAAGTTTACGGACTTCGAAATGCAGTCTCCGGAAGGCAAAACCGTGAAACTGTCCGACTACGTGGGCAAAGGCAAAGTGGTGCTCGTTGACTTCTGGGCAAGCTGGTGCGGACCATGCCGCCGCGAAATGCCCAATCTGGTAGATGCTTACGCCAAATACAAAAACAAGAACTTCGAAATCGTGGGCGTATCTTTAGACCAAAGCGCCGACGCATGGAAAGAAGCCATCAAGAAGCTGAACATTACCTGGCCGCAAATGTCCGACCTGAAATACTGGAACTGCGAAGGCGCTCAACTATATGCCGTAAGCAGCATTCCTCACACCGTACTGATTGACGGTGAAGGGGCCATCCTTGCACGCGGACTGCATGGCGACGAAATTCAGAAAAAGCTGGCCGAACTACTGAAGTAA
- a CDS encoding helix-turn-helix domain-containing protein, translating to MFMQINQKKGLNMKVITMESSAFTALTEQIAEIAAHVRAVSGGRKEESPDRLLTTREAAHLLNVSCRTLQRMRSEQRIAYVVLRGKCRYRQSEIDRLLEDSTVTGEAATPEQLKRNHTLRTGGRPKGRRT from the coding sequence ATGTTCATGCAAATAAACCAAAAGAAAGGACTGAATATGAAAGTGATAACGATGGAAAGTTCCGCCTTCACCGCATTGACGGAACAGATAGCCGAGATAGCGGCACACGTGCGTGCCGTTTCCGGCGGTAGGAAGGAAGAATCCCCCGACAGGCTGCTCACCACCCGCGAGGCGGCGCACCTGCTGAACGTGAGTTGCCGCACCCTCCAGCGCATGCGCAGCGAACAGCGCATCGCCTATGTCGTGCTGCGCGGCAAGTGCCGCTACCGGCAGTCTGAAATAGACCGCCTGCTCGAAGACAGCACCGTCACGGGCGAAGCCGCGACACCGGAACAGCTGAAACGCAACCACACGCTGCGCACGGGCGGCAGACCCAAAGGAAGGAGGACGTAG
- a CDS encoding helix-turn-helix domain-containing protein: MMNENNEVFTMEDEPLASVVQNMRKGSKWLSAFLESYRPPLDGERYLTDREVAELLRVSRRTLQEYRNNRVLPFILLGGKVLYPESGLRELLEANYRKPME, from the coding sequence ATGATGAACGAGAACAATGAAGTGTTTACAATGGAGGACGAGCCGCTTGCCTCCGTCGTGCAGAACATGCGCAAAGGCTCGAAATGGCTCTCCGCCTTTCTGGAAAGTTACCGCCCGCCGTTGGACGGGGAACGTTACCTGACGGACAGGGAGGTGGCGGAACTGCTCCGTGTCAGCCGCCGCACCTTGCAGGAGTACCGCAACAACAGGGTGCTGCCCTTTATCCTTTTGGGAGGGAAGGTGCTTTACCCCGAATCGGGGTTGCGTGAGCTGCTGGAGGCGAACTACCGCAAGCCGATGGAATAA
- a CDS encoding helix-turn-helix domain-containing protein: protein MEIVSIEKKTFEMMVASFNALAEKVAALRRRSDGGRMERWLTGEEVCGQLRISPRTLQTLRDRRLIGYSQINRRFYYKPEEVKKLIPLVGTLYPCGK from the coding sequence ATGGAAATAGTATCTATCGAGAAAAAGACCTTCGAGATGATGGTGGCGTCCTTCAACGCCCTCGCGGAGAAGGTAGCCGCCCTGAGGCGCAGGAGCGACGGCGGGCGGATGGAAAGGTGGCTCACGGGCGAGGAGGTCTGCGGGCAGTTGAGGATCAGCCCGCGCACGTTGCAGACCTTGCGTGACAGGCGGCTTATCGGCTACTCGCAGATTAACCGCAGGTTCTATTACAAGCCGGAGGAGGTCAAAAAGCTCATTCCGCTTGTCGGCACGCTCTATCCCTGCGGGAAATGA
- a CDS encoding UxaA family hydrolase encodes METKFLKINPTDNVAIAISALSAGETITIDGKNIILNEDIPAGHKFALKDFAEGENIIKYGYPIGHAMKVQKEGDWMNEHNIKTNLSGLLEYSYRPVNADLDIPKKHLTFKGYRRKNGDVGVRNEIWIIPTVGCVNGIISRLAESLRRETGGKGVDAIMAYPHNYGCSQLGKDHENTKKILRDMALHPNAGAVLVVGLGCENNQPDVFREFLGDFDPERIEFMVSQKVGNEYEEGMKLLRKLYAKASQDQREDIPLSELRVGLKCGGSDGFSGITANPLLGMFSDFLIAQGGTSVLTEVPEMFGAETILMNRCRTKELFEETVKLINDFKEYFLSHGEPVGENPSPGNKAGGISTLEDKALGCTQKCGKSYVEGVLPYGERLKVKGLNLLSAPGNDLVAATALASCGCHIVLFTTGRGTPFGTYVPTMKISTNSTLAKNKPGWIDFNAGVIVENEAMEKNCECFIDYIIKVASGEFVNNEKNGYKEIAIFKTGVTL; translated from the coding sequence TTGGAAACAAAGTTCTTGAAAATTAATCCGACCGACAATGTAGCGATAGCCATCTCCGCACTCTCAGCCGGTGAAACAATCACGATAGACGGCAAGAATATCATTCTGAACGAGGACATTCCCGCCGGACATAAATTTGCATTGAAAGATTTTGCGGAAGGAGAAAATATCATTAAATATGGCTATCCCATAGGACATGCGATGAAAGTACAAAAAGAAGGCGATTGGATGAACGAGCACAACATCAAAACCAATCTCTCCGGACTGCTGGAGTATTCCTACCGACCTGTCAATGCCGATTTGGATATACCCAAAAAGCACCTGACTTTCAAAGGATACCGACGCAAAAATGGTGATGTAGGCGTGCGAAACGAGATATGGATCATCCCCACGGTGGGCTGCGTAAACGGCATTATCAGCCGACTTGCCGAAAGTTTGCGTCGCGAAACGGGAGGCAAAGGAGTGGACGCCATCATGGCCTACCCGCACAACTACGGCTGCTCACAGCTGGGCAAAGACCACGAAAACACCAAGAAGATTCTTCGCGACATGGCGCTACATCCCAATGCAGGGGCCGTACTCGTGGTGGGGCTGGGATGTGAAAACAACCAGCCGGACGTGTTCCGCGAGTTTCTGGGAGATTTTGACCCGGAGCGCATAGAGTTCATGGTCAGCCAGAAAGTGGGCAATGAGTATGAGGAAGGCATGAAACTGCTCCGCAAACTCTACGCAAAAGCCAGCCAAGACCAACGCGAGGACATCCCGTTGAGCGAACTACGAGTAGGTTTGAAGTGTGGCGGGTCGGATGGTTTCTCCGGCATCACGGCCAATCCGCTGCTGGGCATGTTCTCCGATTTTCTGATAGCCCAAGGTGGTACAAGTGTACTGACGGAGGTGCCCGAAATGTTTGGTGCGGAAACCATACTGATGAACCGTTGCCGCACCAAAGAGTTATTTGAGGAGACCGTAAAACTCATCAACGACTTTAAGGAGTATTTCCTCTCGCACGGCGAACCGGTAGGCGAAAATCCTTCGCCGGGCAATAAGGCTGGAGGCATCTCCACGCTGGAGGACAAAGCGCTGGGATGTACGCAGAAATGCGGCAAGAGCTACGTGGAGGGAGTACTTCCGTACGGCGAACGCTTGAAAGTGAAAGGACTGAACTTACTATCCGCTCCGGGCAACGATTTGGTCGCCGCCACTGCCCTCGCCTCGTGCGGTTGCCACATAGTACTGTTCACCACGGGCCGCGGAACACCGTTTGGAACCTATGTGCCTACCATGAAGATTTCCACCAACTCCACACTGGCCAAGAACAAACCGGGCTGGATTGATTTCAATGCGGGAGTAATCGTTGAAAACGAGGCGATGGAAAAAAACTGCGAATGCTTCATCGACTACATCATCAAGGTGGCAAGCGGCGAGTTCGTGAACAACGAAAAGAATGGATACAAGGAAATCGCCATCTTCAAGACGGGAGTAACGCTATAA
- a CDS encoding helix-turn-helix domain-containing protein — protein MELLTRNNFENWMQKVMERLDRQDEMLLSMQPSGKAPNPMNGIRLFDNQDLCMLLQISKRTLQRYRSIGALPYKTLGKKTYYSEADVLTFLSEHVKDFRKEDIAFYKARIHNFFQK, from the coding sequence ATGGAACTGCTTACCCGCAACAATTTCGAGAACTGGATGCAGAAGGTGATGGAACGGCTCGACCGTCAGGACGAGATGCTGCTCTCCATGCAGCCGTCCGGCAAAGCCCCGAACCCGATGAACGGGATCAGGCTTTTCGACAACCAAGACCTGTGCATGCTGCTCCAAATCAGCAAGCGCACCCTGCAACGCTACCGCAGCATCGGCGCGCTGCCTTACAAGACGCTCGGCAAAAAGACCTATTACAGCGAGGCGGACGTGCTGACGTTCCTCTCCGAACATGTAAAGGACTTCCGCAAGGAAGATATAGCCTTCTACAAGGCCCGTATCCATAATTTCTTTCAAAAATAA
- a CDS encoding LacI family DNA-binding transcriptional regulator encodes MERIRIKDIAKLADVSVGTVDRVIHRRSGVSEASRKRVEEILKQLDYQPNMYASALASNKKYAFACLLPQHEEGEYWTDVETGIHNAMETYSDFNVAVQISYYDPYDYHSFAKASEQILVQRPDGIMFAPTIPQYTKPFTEELKSQGTPYIYIDSNIKEEPALSFFGQDSHQSGYFAARMLMLLAGKDAEEVVIFRKINEGIVGSNQQERREIGFKKYMQEYHSSCRILELNLHAKRNGEDARMLDEFFMNHPDIKNGVTFNSKAYVIGEYLLKKQKTDFNLMGYDLLQRNVDCLKRGSIFFLIAQQPTRQGFDGIKALCEHLILKKEIAREHFMPIDLLTKENIDFYYNK; translated from the coding sequence ATGGAAAGAATCAGAATCAAAGATATAGCTAAACTGGCGGATGTATCGGTAGGAACCGTTGACCGTGTGATTCACAGGCGAAGCGGCGTTTCCGAAGCCAGCCGCAAACGGGTGGAGGAAATCTTGAAGCAACTGGATTATCAGCCCAACATGTATGCCAGCGCATTGGCGTCGAACAAGAAGTATGCTTTCGCCTGCCTGCTGCCACAGCACGAAGAAGGAGAATATTGGACGGATGTGGAAACCGGAATACACAATGCTATGGAGACTTATTCGGACTTCAACGTTGCCGTACAGATATCCTACTACGACCCGTATGACTACCACTCGTTTGCCAAGGCGTCCGAACAGATTCTGGTCCAGCGACCGGACGGTATAATGTTTGCCCCCACCATTCCGCAATATACCAAACCCTTCACTGAGGAACTGAAGTCGCAAGGCACACCTTATATATATATAGACTCAAACATCAAAGAAGAACCCGCCCTCTCCTTCTTCGGACAAGACTCGCACCAAAGCGGCTATTTCGCGGCTCGTATGCTGATGTTATTAGCCGGAAAAGATGCGGAAGAAGTGGTCATCTTCCGCAAGATCAACGAGGGTATCGTGGGGTCTAATCAGCAGGAACGCCGCGAGATAGGATTCAAAAAATATATGCAAGAATATCATTCCTCTTGCCGTATCCTTGAATTGAATCTCCATGCCAAACGCAATGGAGAAGACGCACGGATGTTGGATGAGTTTTTTATGAATCATCCCGACATAAAGAATGGAGTCACCTTCAACTCCAAAGCATACGTCATCGGCGAATATCTCCTGAAAAAACAAAAAACAGACTTTAACCTCATGGGTTATGACTTGTTGCAACGCAATGTGGATTGCCTGAAACGGGGAAGCATCTTCTTCCTCATTGCCCAGCAGCCTACCCGGCAAGGATTTGACGGCATCAAGGCACTATGCGAACATCTCATCTTGAAAAAAGAAATAGCAAGAGAACACTTCATGCCCATCGACTTGCTGACCAAAGAGAATATTGATTTTTACTATAACAAATAA
- a CDS encoding 30S ribosomal protein S16: MATKIRLQRHGRKSYAFYSIVIADVRAPRDGKFIEKIGTYNPNTNPATVDLKFDRALDWVLKGAQPTDTVRNILSREGVYMKKHLLGGVAKGAFGEAEAEAKFEAWKNNKQSGLAALKAKEEDAKKAEAKARLAAEKKINEEKAKVLAEKKAAEEAAKAAAQAPAEEAPAAEEAPAEETAAE; the protein is encoded by the coding sequence ATGGCAACAAAAATCAGATTGCAAAGACATGGACGTAAAAGCTATGCTTTCTACTCTATCGTGATTGCAGACGTAAGAGCACCACGTGATGGTAAATTTATTGAAAAGATTGGTACTTACAACCCTAACACCAATCCCGCCACAGTAGATTTGAAATTCGACCGCGCACTCGACTGGGTACTGAAAGGTGCACAACCCACCGACACCGTCCGTAACATTCTTTCCCGTGAAGGCGTTTACATGAAGAAACACCTCCTTGGCGGTGTGGCTAAAGGCGCATTCGGCGAAGCCGAAGCCGAAGCAAAATTCGAAGCTTGGAAGAACAACAAACAAAGCGGTCTGGCTGCTCTGAAAGCAAAGGAAGAAGATGCCAAGAAAGCCGAAGCAAAAGCCCGTCTGGCAGCTGAGAAAAAAATAAACGAAGAAAAAGCCAAAGTATTAGCTGAAAAGAAAGCCGCTGAAGAAGCCGCTAAAGCCGCAGCCCAAGCACCTGCAGAAGAGGCTCCGGCAGCCGAAGAAGCTCCTGCTGAAGAAACTGCTGCTGAATAA
- the nrdG gene encoding anaerobic ribonucleoside-triphosphate reductase activating protein, whose protein sequence is MLSILDILEDTTVDGPGFRTAIYAAGCPNRCPGCHNPDSWDINRGRRMSVDEILEKVLADNFADVTFSGGDPMFQPEGFAQLAYAIKKQSRKNIWCYTGYTFEKLLNNPRQAKLLEYIDVLVDGKFKEELRDEELYFRGSRNQRLIDVQASLKRNETVTYNYNPKI, encoded by the coding sequence ATGCTTTCCATTCTTGATATATTAGAAGATACCACAGTGGACGGTCCGGGATTCCGGACCGCCATTTATGCCGCCGGATGCCCCAACCGATGTCCCGGATGCCACAATCCCGATTCGTGGGACATCAACCGAGGACGCCGGATGAGCGTCGACGAGATTCTGGAAAAAGTGCTTGCCGACAATTTTGCAGACGTCACCTTCAGTGGCGGCGACCCCATGTTTCAGCCCGAAGGCTTCGCCCAACTGGCATACGCCATCAAAAAACAGAGCCGGAAAAACATCTGGTGCTATACGGGATATACTTTTGAAAAGCTGCTGAACAATCCGCGCCAAGCCAAGCTGCTGGAATACATCGACGTGCTGGTGGACGGAAAATTCAAAGAAGAGCTGCGGGATGAAGAGCTCTACTTCCGGGGAAGCCGCAACCAGCGTCTGATAGACGTGCAGGCTTCGCTGAAAAGGAACGAAACCGTGACCTACAACTACAATCCCAAGATTTAG